The Procambarus clarkii isolate CNS0578487 chromosome 37, FALCON_Pclarkii_2.0, whole genome shotgun sequence genome window below encodes:
- the LOC138371844 gene encoding putative uncharacterized protein ENSP00000383309 yields MLDEASLTRVLDEASLTRMLDEASLTRVLDEASLTRVLDEASLTRVLDEASLTRVLDEASLTRMLDEASLTRVLDEASLTRVLDEASLTRVLDEASLTRVLDEASLTRVLDEASLTRVLDEASLTRVLDEASLTRVLDEASLTRVLDEASLTRVLDEASLTRVLDEASLTKMLDEASLTRVLDEASLTRMLDEASLTKMLDEASLTRVLDEASLTRMLDEASLTRMLDEASLTRMLDEASLTKMLDEASLTRVLDEASLTRMLDEASLTRMLDEASLTRVLDEASLTRMLDEALLTRTCCFLKRHST; encoded by the coding sequence ATGCTGGATGAGGCCTCGCTAACAAGGGTGCTGGATGAGGCCTCGCTAACAAGGATGCTGGATGAGGCCTCGCTAACAAGGGTGCTGGATGAGGCCTCGCTAACAAGGGTGCTGGATGAGGCCTCGCTAACAAGGGTGCTGGATGAGGCCTCGCTAACAAGGGTGCTGGATGAGGCCTCGCTAACAAGGATGCTGGATGAGGCCTCGCTAACAAGGGTGCTGGATGAGGCCTCGCTAACAAGGGTGCTGGATGAGGCCTCGCTAACAAGGGTGCTGGATGAGGCCTCGCTAACAAGGGTGCTGGATGAGGCCTCGCTAACAAGGGTGCTGGATGAGGCCTCGCTAACAAGGGTGCTGGATGAGGCCTCGCTAACAAGGGTGCTGGATGAGGCCTCGCTAACAAGGGTGCTGGATGAGGCCTCGCTAACAAGGGTGCTGGATGAGGCCTCGCTAACAAGGGTGCTGGATGAGGCCTCGCTCACAAGGGTGCTGGATGAGGCCTCGCTAACAAAGATGCTGGATGAGGCCTCGCTAACAAGGGTGTTGGATGAGGCCTCGCTAACAAGGATGCTGGATGAGGCCTCGCTAACAAAGATGCTGGATGAGGCCTCGCTAACAAGGGTGTTGGATGAGGCCTCGCTAACAAGGATGCTGGATGAGGCCTCGCTAACAAGGATGCTGGATGAGGCCTCGCTAACAAGGATGCTGGATGAGGCCTCGCTAACAAAGATGCTGGATGAGGCCTCGCTAACAAGGGTGTTGGATGAGGCCTCGCTAACAAGGATGCTGGATGAGGCCTCGCTAACAAGGATGCTGGATGAGGCCTCGCTAACAAGGGTGTTGGATGAGGCCTCGCTAACAAGGATGCTGGATGAGGCCTTGCTAACAAGGACTTGTTGCTTTCTCAAAAGACATTCCACTTGA